The Methanococcus voltae PS genomic interval TATGGCTTTATAATTACTATAGAAGATATAATTATGTCAAACTATATATATTACAAATTAAATAATGAATAAAAATAAATGGATATAAATGAATATTAATAAATAAATATAAAAAAATAAAAGGTACAAAAATGAAACTATCTGAAATAAAGAATAAAATAATATGTAATAACGAATCAGAGCTTTGTACTAGGGTTGTAATTGGCGGTACTTTTGATATAATTCATAAGGGGCATGAAAAACTACTTAAACACGGTTCGAAATTTGGTAAACTTTATATAGGAATTACTAGTGACGAGTACCTTAAAAAATACGAAAAATACAAGAAACACGATATTAACCCCTTGGTTATTAGAATTAAAAAGTTAGAAACCTTCCTTACGGATAATAACTTAGAATTTGAAATACAAATCATTAACGACCCATACGGGGATACTTTAGAAAATGACTACGATTATATAATTGTTAGTCCTGAAACACTTTGCAATGCGGAAAAAATAAACAAAATACGTATTGAAAAAGGAAAAAAACCTATAAATA includes:
- a CDS encoding phosphopantetheine adenylyltransferase, with protein sequence MKLSEIKNKIICNNESELCTRVVIGGTFDIIHKGHEKLLKHGSKFGKLYIGITSDEYLKKYEKYKKHDINPLVIRIKKLETFLTDNNLEFEIQIINDPYGDTLENDYDYIIVSPETLCNAEKINKIRIEKGKKPINIELCEFEMAEDNKPISTTRIRCNELDKCGNVLKY